In Papaver somniferum cultivar HN1 chromosome 1, ASM357369v1, whole genome shotgun sequence, a genomic segment contains:
- the LOC113356626 gene encoding uncharacterized protein LOC113356626 → MPDLKGVFSVSSAKELVRNKFPKVERASLIWRKEIHPVLAAQNWKFLRGICATHDLIKERFKIPIASRCCLCGIEEETLDHVLFSCSFATRAWNWISQIFDLIPNSNLIISCKATSGRSQMVWELWLLANLVFKSELWALRNKGVFEQKKLYWNVFLKSVLKRVKWQQPKEYFWHPRESNEILLYCDGAARGNPGRAGAGVVALDASCNVIGAMSIGLGITTNYLAELYGYYWFGMGYKMGVRRICIRSDSSSMVEAK, encoded by the exons ATGCCAGATCTTAAAGGGGTCTTCAGTGTCAGTTCTGCTAAGGAGTTGGTGCGAAACAAATTTCCAAAGGTGGAACGGGCGTCGCTGATTTGGAGAAAGGAGATTCACCCAGTTCTTGCAGCTCAGAACTGGAAATTTTTGCGTGGGATTTGCGCTACTCATGACCTGATTAAGGAAAGATTTAAAATTCCTATAGCCAGCAGATGTTGTCTTTGTGGAATTGAGGAGGAAACACTTGATCATGTGTTGTTTAGTTGCAGCTTTGCAACCCGAGCCTGGAATTGGATTTCTCAGATTTTTGATTTAATTCCTAATAGTAATCTGATTATTTCTTGTAAGGCAACATCAGGAAGAAGTCAGATGGTGTGGGAGTTATGGCTGCTTGCAAACCTTGTTTTTAAATCTGAGCTGTGGGCTTTGAGAAACAAGGGAGTGTTTGAGCAGAAAAAGCTTTACTGGAACGTGTTTTTAAAGAGCGTTTTGAA GCGCGTGAAGTGGCAGCAGCCGAAAGAATACTTTTGGCATCCTCGTGAGAGTAATGAAATCTTGTTATATTGTGATGGTGCTGCGAGAGGAAATCCGGGAAGAGCTGGAGCAGGTGTTGTAGCTCTTGATGCTTCTTGCAATGTTATTGGTGCTATGTCAATTGGCTTGGGTATTACTACAAATTATCTGGCAGAATTATATGGGTATTATTGGTTTGGAATGGGCTACAAGATGGGAGTTAGACGTATTTGTATTCGTTCAGACTCTTCTAGTATGGTGGAGGCTAAATAA
- the LOC113356634 gene encoding uncharacterized protein LOC113356634 encodes MPDLKGVFSVSSAKELVRNKFPKVERASLIWRKEIHPVLAAQNWKFLRGICATHDLIKERFKIPIASRCCLCGIEEETLDHATSGRSQMVWELWLLANLVFKSELWALRNKGVFEQKKLYWNVFLKSVLKRVKWQQPKEYFWHPRESNEILLYCDGSARGNPGRAGAGVVARDASCNVIGAMSIGLGITTNYLAELYGIIIGLEWATRWGVRRICIRSDSSSMVEALNNSCLPWFARRRWLEVCRHYNSIRFIHTYREANFAEDVMEKRLLS; translated from the exons ATGCCAGATCTTAAAGGGGTCTTCAGTGTCAGTTCTGCTAAGGAGTTGGTGCGAAACAAATTTCCAAAGGTGGAACGGGCGTCGCTGATTTGGAGAAAGGAGATTCACCCAGTTCTTGCAGCTCAGAACTGGAAATTTTTGCGTGGGATTTGCGCTACTCATGACCTGATTAAGGAAAGATTTAAAATTCCTATAGCCAGCAGATGTTGTCTTTGTGGAATTGAGGAGGAAACACTTGATCAT GCAACATCAGGAAGAAGTCAGATGGTGTGGGAGTTATGGCTGCTTGCAAACCTTGTTTTTAAATCTGAGCTGTGGGCTTTGAGAAACAAGGGAGTGTTTGAGCAGAAAAAGCTTTACTGGAACGTGTTTTTAAAGAGCGTTTTGAA GCGCGTGAAGTGGCAGCAGCCGAAAGAATACTTTTGGCATCCTCGTGAGAGTAATGAAATCTTGTTATATTGTGATGGTTCTGCGAGAGGAAATCCGGGAAGAGCTGGAGCAGGTGTTGTAGCTCGTGATGCTTCTTGCAATGTTATTGGTGCTATGTCAATTGGCTTGGGTATTACTACAAATTATCTGGCAGAATTATATGGGATTATTATTGGTTTGGAATGGGCTACAAGATGGGGAGTTAGACGTATTTGTATTCGTTCAGACTCTTCTAGTATGGTGGAGGCTCTAAATAATTCGTGTCTACCTTGGTTCGCAAGACGGCGTTGGTTAGAAGTCTGCAGGCATTATAattctataagatttatacatACTTACAGGGAAGCAAATTTCGCAGAGGATGTTATGGAAAAGAGGTTGCTATCTTGA
- the LOC113356642 gene encoding uncharacterized protein LOC113356642: protein MPDLKGVFSVSSAKELVRNKFPKVERASLIWRKEIHPVLAAQNWKFLRGICATHDLIKERFKIPIASRCCLCGIEEETLDHVLFSCSFATRAWNWISQIFDLIPNSNLIISCKVASGRSQMVWELWLLANLVFKSELWALRNKGVFEQKKLNWNVFLKSVLKRVKWQQPKEYFWHPRESNEILLYCDGAARGNPGRAGAGVVALDASCNVIGAMSIGLGITTNYLAKLYGIIIGLEWAKRWGVRRICIRSDSSSMVEALNDSCLPWFARRRWLEVCRHYNSIRFIHTYREENFAEDVMAKRGCYLDNEAGMHYDGRPSFLINVEFPNVTYYRF from the exons ATGCCAGATCTTAAAGGGGTCTTCAGTGTCAGTTCTGCTAAGGAGTTGGTGCGAAACAAATTTCCAAAGGTGGAACGGGCGTCGCTGATTTGGAGAAAGGAGATTCACCCAGTTCTTGCAGCTCAGAACTGGAAATTTTTGCGTGGGATTTGCGCTACTCATGACCTGATTAAGGAAAGATTTAAAATTCCTATAGCCAGCAGATGTTGTCTTTGTGGAATTGAGGAGGAAACACTTGATCATGTGTTGTTTAGTTGTAGCTTTGCAACCCGAGCCTGGAATTGGATTTCTCAGATTTTTGATTTAATTCCTAATAGTAATCTGATTATTTCTTGTAAGGTAGCATCAGGAAGAAGTCAGATGGTGTGGGAGTTATGGCTGCTTGCAAACCTTGTTTTTAAATCTGAGCTGTGGGCTTTGAGAAACAAGGGAGTGTTTGAGCAGAAAAAGCTTAACTGGAACGTGTTTTTAAAGAGCGTTTTGAA GCGCGTGAAGTGGCAGCAGCCGAAAGAATACTTTTGGCATCCTCGTGAGAGTAATGAAATCTTGTTATATTGTGATGGTGCTGCGAGAGGAAATCCGGGAAGAGCTGGAGCAGGTGTTGTAGCTCTTGATGCTTCTTGCAATGTTATTGGTGCTATGTCAATTGGCTTGGGTATTACTACAAATTATCTGGCAAAATTATATGGGATTATTATTGGTTTGGAATGGGCTAAAAGATGGGGAGTTAGACGTATTTGTATTCGTTCAGACTCTTCTAGTATGGTGGAGGCTCTAAATGATTCGTGTCTACCTTGGTTCGCAAGACGGCGTTGGTTAGAAGTCTGCAGGCATTATAattctataagatttatacatACTTACAGGGAAGAAAATTTCGCAGAGGATGTTATGGCAAAGAGAGGTTGCTATCTTGATAATGAAGCAGGAATGCACTATGATGGAAGACCTAGTTTTTTAATAAATGTTGAATTTCCAAATGTTACTTATTATCGTTTTTAA
- the LOC113356649 gene encoding uncharacterized protein LOC113356649: MKRLKVAMNDWSLRVFGNINSRLKQDQLRFEVAAMASDEDPSDSAKLNSVKYAMAILSQTRLQQNNMLKQKARNQWLLQSSNNTNFFHNNIRIRRSSNTISELVDANGDTISDYDLLHDHVVQYYEDKFNGHEIYGPGPDGFSGCFCRHCWDIIHEDLENAIIYSWNTGHIPNATRLSSVLDKLVSEEHVAFMKGRNIHENISLASEMDNELHIKRKDGNLGLKLAISQAFDTINRGLRQGDPLSPLIFVLIEDVLSRNITKKFRDKKMTPMVTRNGFSPTHVVFADDIMIFCKGNLKSVHNLVELLGKYQAASGQTVCRQKSKIYYGGGSLSRRTLLVDFLGMNVTTFLDRYLGIQIMPGTVRYHHISNVIEKIKAQLAVYKWPKKFIVQCERAIRNFIWSGDSNISRAVVVAYDKVYCLFEEGGLGLTRMATMNKALLMILWWKIRNSKKKWAGFLRTKYFTRNECIKTSGVKSSILPGIRWVYKIVESNSKVIIGDGRTTSLYFDNWCIDVCIADILNDHNLDRNAMVSDNWYGVHWTFTAEQMELFATDGVNVADMPLQ, translated from the exons ATGAAAAGATTGAAGGTGGCGATGAACGATTGGAGCTTGAGAGTTTTTGGTAATATAAACTCTCGATTAAAGCAAGATCAGCTTCGCTTTGAGGTGGCTGCTATGGCCTCTGATGAAGATCCAAGTGATTCAGCAAAGTTAAATTCTGTGAAATATGCTATGGCTATTCTCTCACAGACAAGGCTTCAGCAAAATAATATGTTAAAGCAAAAGGCTAGGAATCAGTGGCTCTTGCAGAGTTCTAACAATACCAATTTTTTCCACAACAACATTCGTATTCGGAGGAGCAGCAACACTATTTCTGAATTAGTGGATGCTAATGGCGATACCATTTCTGACTATGACCTGTTGCATGATCATGTCGTGCAATATTATGAGGATAAGTTTAATGGCCATGAGATATA TGGGCCGGGTCCGGATGGATTTTCTGGGTGTTTTTGTCGTCATTGCTGGGATATAATTCATGAAGATTTGGAAAATGCCATTATCTACAGTTGGAACACTGGTCACATTCCTAATG ctactAGACTAAGCAGTGTGTTGGATAAGCTTGTTTCTGAGGAACATGTAGCTTTTATGAAAGGTCGAAACATCCATGAGAATATCAGTTTGGCATCTGAGATGGATAATGAGCTCCATATCAAACGCAAAGATGGCAACCTTGGTCTTAAACTTGCCATCTCTCAGGCATTTGACACG attaatagaggCTTGCGGCAAGGTGATCCTCTGtctcctttgatttttgttttgattgaagatgttctCAGTAGGAATATTACGAAAAAATTTCGTGATAAGAAGATGACTCCTATGGTTACAAGGAATGGTTTTTCGCCTACTCATGTTGTTTTCGCTGACGACATTATGATTTTCTGTAAGGGTAACCTTAAGAGTGTGCATAATCTGGTGGAGTTGTTGGGTAAATACCAAGCTGCTTCTGGTCAAACAGTTTGTCGTCAAAAAAGTAAAATTTACTATGGTGGTGGGTCTTTGAGTAGGAGAACTTTACTGGTTGACTTCTTGGGAATGAATGTGACCACGTTTCTGGATCGTTATTTGGGAATTCAGATTATGCCTGGCACGGTTCGTTATCATCACATTAGTAATGTGATTGAGAAGATTAAGGCTCAACTTGCAG TCTATAAATGGCCAAAAAAATTCATTGTGCAATGTGAGAGAGCAATTAGAAATTTTATTTGGTCGGGTGATTCCAACATTAGCCGTGCTGTGGTGGTGGCTTATGATAAAGTTTATTGCCTCTTTGAGGAGGGTGGGCTTGGCTTAACTCGTATGGCTACTATGAATAAGGCGCTCCTTATGATACTGTGGTGGAAAATCAGAAATTCTAAGAAGAAATGGGCTGGTTTTCTTAGAACTAAATATTTCACTAGGAATGAGTGCATTAAAACTAGTGGAGTTAAATCCTCTATTCTTCCAGGTATCAGATGGGTTTATAAGATTGTGGAGAGCAATAGTAAGGTCATAATTGGAGATGGTAGGACAACTTCTCtttattttgataattggtgcatTGATGTGTGTATTGCAGACATACTTAATGATCATAACCTGGATAGAAATGCTATGGTGAGTGATAACTGGTACGGTGTGCATTGGACTTTCACTGCCGAGCAGATGGAGCTTTTTGCAACAGATGGAGTAAATGTTGCGGACATGCCTTTACAGTAG
- the LOC113356656 gene encoding uncharacterized protein LOC113356656 → MEVALRNLDEDPSDVAKFNLVKDAIVRVPDIQIQQNIMLKQKSRNKWLLEGSSNSSFFHNSIQTRRSHNTISELVAEDGTIITKVVQLRDHVVSYYEAKFNGVDLPIEDELFNYDHLSIIAEERVRLDLVPSFEEIKQAVFDLDADSAPGPGGFSGCFYSLIILLAKEKGANTLRKFRPIGFSNFFFKIFTKILGTRLGTILDNLVSEEQVAFMKGRNIHENISLASEMVNELQIKCKDGNLGLKLNISQAFDTVSWSFVLEVFRRYGFSENWCSLILHILQSTRISILFNGNPEGFKINRGLRQGDPLSPLIFVLIEDVLSRNITKIFQTGQMSYIVSAKGISPTHLFFADDIMFFCKGNMKSVKNLVDLLGSYQRSSGQTVCRQKSSRRKTITDFLGMSLTTFPDRFLGVQVMPGAVCNGHISPIIDKIKDHLSI, encoded by the exons ATGGAGGTAGCTTTGAGAAATTTGGATGAGGATCCTTCGGATGTAGCAAAATTCAATCTGGTGAAGGATGCAATAGTTAGGGTTCCGGATATTCagattcaacaaaatattatgTTAAAACAGAAGTCTCGTAATAaatggttgttggagggttctagcaATTCTTCTTTTTTCCATAATAGCATTCAGACTAGGAGGAGTCATAATACTATTTCTGAACTTGTTGCAGAAGATGGTACAATTATTACGAAGGTTGTCCAACTTAGAGATCATGTAGTTTCCTACTATGAAGCTAAGTTTAATGGTGTTGATTTGCCAATTGAGGATGAGCTGTTTAATTATGATCACCTGTCCATAATTGCTGAGGAGCGTGTGCGTTTGGATTTGGTACCTTCTTTTGAAGAAATCAAACAAGCCGTGTTTGATTTGGATGCGGATAGTGCTCCTGGACCTGGCGGTTTTTCAGGATGTTTTTATAG CTTGATTATTCTTCTTGCCAAGGAAAAAGGTGCAAACACTCTTCGAAAGTTTAGACCAATTGGGTTTagcaattttttcttcaaaatttttactaaaatcttgggAACAAGGTTGGGTACTATTTTGGATAATTTGGTTTCTGAGGAGCAAGTTGCTTTTATGAAAgggagaaatattcatgagaacaTTAGTTTGGCATCGGAGATGGTTAATGAACTTCAAATTAAATGTAAGGATGGGAATTTAGGCCTTAAACTCAATATTTCTCAGGCGTTTGATACTGTTAGTTGGTCCTTTGTTTTGGAGGTTTTTCGGAGATATGGTTTCTCAGAAAACTGGTGTTCTTtgattcttcatattcttcaatcTACCcgtatttctattttattcaatggTAATCCGGAAGGTTTTAAGATCAATAGAGGTTTGCGACAAGGGGATCCTCTTTctcctctgatttttgttttgatagaaGATGTCTTAAGTCGAAATATCACTAAAATTTTTCAGACTGGACAAATGTCTTATATAGTTTCGGCTAAAGGTATTTCACCAACCCATTTATTCTTTGCTGACGATATTATGTTCTTTTGCAAGGGTAACATGAAGAGTGTGAAAAATCTGGTGGATTTGTTGGGTTCTTATCAACGTTCTTCCGGCCAGACTGTGTGTAGGCAAAAAAGTAGTAGGCGCAAGACTATCACTGATTTTCTTGGTATGAGTTTAACCACTTTTCCAGATAGATTTTTGGGAGTTCAAGTCATGCCTGGTGCTGTTTGTAATGGGCATATCAGTCCCATTATTGACAAAATCAAGGATCACCTCTCTATTTAG